DNA sequence from the Sphingomonas sp. genome:
CGATCTGCACGAAGTCGCGCTGAAGATCGAGGTTTCGTCCAAGACCGACGACGGCACCGTCTTTTCGATCGACCTGCTCTATGGCGGCCTGTTCGCGCTCAAGAACATCCCTGCCGAGCAGCTCCAGCCCTTCCTGCTCGCGGAAGCGCCGCGCATTCTCTTCCCGTTCGCGCGCCAGGTGCTGGCCGACGCCAGCCTGCAGGGCGGCTTCCCGCCCTTCCTGCTCGATCCGATCGACTTCGGCAGTCTCTACATGCAGCGCGCGGCGCAACAGCAGGCCGAGCTGAGCGGCGGTCAGGCCGGCGAGGTCACAGGCCAGGCCTGATCCGAAACGCCGACCCCGGAAGGGTGCACGGATGAACCTCATCAAGGCGACGGGCACGATCGGCGGGCTTACCATGGTCAGCCGCGTGCTCGGCTTCGCGCGCGAGATGGTGTTCGCGCGGATCATGGGCGCCGGCATGGCCGCCGACGCCTTCGCCCTCGCCTTCCTGATCCCCAACCTGTTCCGCCGGCTGTTCGGCGAGGGCGCCTTCGCGGCCGGCTTCGTGCCCCTGTTCAGCCAGCGCCTCAACGGCGAGGGCGGAATGGAGGAGGCGCGCAGGTTCGCCGAGGAGGTGATGGCGGTCTTCCTGCCGATCCTGATCGCGGTCACCGCCATCTTCATGATCTTCATGCCGGCCTTCGTCTGGATGCTGGCCTCGGGCTGGCGCGACGATCCGGAGAAATTCGCCCTCGCCGTCGAGCTGACGCGGATCACCTTCCCCTATGTGATCTTCATCAGCCTGGTCTCGCTCTTCTCGGGCGTGCTCAACTCGCTGACGAAATTCGCCGCCGCCGCTTTCGCGCCGGCCCTGCTCAACATCGCCCTGATCGCGGCGCAGCTCGTCGTGCCGGACGGCGGGCCGGAAACGGCGCGCGCGATGGCGTTCGGCGTGATCGCCGGCGGCGTGCTCCAGCTCGCCTTGTGCTGGGGCAGCGTCCAGCGGCTCGGCCTGCCGATCGGCTTCCGCTGGCCGCGCATGACCGCGCGGGTGAAGGAGCTGCTGCTGCTGATCCTCCCCGCCACTCTGGGCAGCGGCATCTATTATATCAGCCAGTTCTTCTACGCCTATTTCGCGACCCGGCTGCCCGAGGGGAGCCTCGTCTATCTGGGTTTCGCCGACCGGCTGAACCAGCTTCCGCTCGCGATCATCGGCTCGGCGCTCGGCACCGCGATCCTGCCGACGATCAGCCGCGCCGTCGATCGCGGCGAAGACGGGCGCGCCGCCCATGTCCAGGGTCAGGCGACCGAATTGTCGATGCTGCTGACCCTGCCCGCCGCGATCGCGCTGATCGTCACCGCCGGGCCGATCGTCGCGGCCCTGTTCCAGGGCGGGCGCTTCACCGCCGAGGACGCGGCGACCACCGGCCTCGTCCTGTCGATCATCGTCGCGGGGTTGCCGGCCTATGTGATGATCAAGGTGCTGACCCCCGGCTTCTACGCGCGCAAGGACGTGAAGACGCCGGTCAAGATCGCCTTCGCGATCCTGGGCGTGGCGGTGGCCGCCAATTTCCTCCTGATCCCGATCCTGGGCATCGCCGCGCTGGCGCTGACCACCGCCGGATCGGCCTGGCTCAACGCGATAGCGCTCTATGCGATCCTCCATGCGCGCGGCCATTTCCGGATGGAAGGCTGGCTGATCGGCCGGATCGCGCGGCAGCTCGTCGCCGCGGCGGCGATGGCGGCGGTGCTCTGGCTGCTCCAGGGCCAGCTCATGGAATATTTCGACGGTTCGGCCGGGCGCCGCATCCTCGCCGTCGGCGCGCTCGTCTCGGCGGGCGGCCTGGTCTATTTCTCCATTGCCTGGTTCATCGGCGCGATGAACCGCGAGGACATATTGATTCTGCTGAAACGCAAGAAGGTGAGCGAATGACCCGCCCGGACAAGCGCGTGGTTTCCGGCATCCAGCCGACCGGCAACCTGCATCTCGGCAATTATCTGGGCGCGATCCGGCGCTGGGCGCGGATGCAGGACGAGGTGGAGTGCATCTTTTTCCTGGCCGATCTGCACGCCGTCACCGTCTATAACGACCCCGCCGAATTGCGCGCCAATGTGAACGGCATGGCCGCCGCCCTGATCGCCTGCGGGATCGATCCGGACAAGTCGCTGCTGTTCAACCATGCCCGGGTGCCGGCCCATCCGGAAATGGCCTGGCTGCTGTCCTGCACGGCGCGGATCGGCTGGCTGAACCGGATGACCCAGTTCAAGGAGAAATCCGGCAAGAACCGCGAGGGCGTCAGCGTTGGCCTCTATGCCTATCCGATCCTGCAGGCCGCCGATGTGCTGCTCTATCAGGCGACCCATGTGCCCGTGGGCGAGGACCAGAAGCAGCATGTCGAGCTGATCCGCGACATCGCGGCCAAGTTCAACACCGACTACGAGGTCGATCTCTTCCGCCTGCCCGAGCCGGAGATCGGCGCGACGGCGGCGCGGATCATGAGCCTGCGCGACGGCACGGCCAAGATGTCCAAATCCGATCCCTCCGACATGAGCCGGATCAACCTCACCGACGACGACGAGGCGATCGCCCAAAAGATTCGCAAGGCGAAGACCGATGCCGCGCCGCTGCCGGACGACGTCGCGGACCTCGCGGGACGCGCGGAGGCGCTGAACCTGATCGGCATCTATGCCGCGCTGACCGACCGCACCGCCCAGTCCGTGACGCAGGAATATGCCGGCAAGGGCTTTGGCGCGTTCAAGCCGGCGCTCGCCGCCCTGCTGGTCGAGACGATCGCGCCGATCCGCGCGCGGCTGAAGGATTTCGAGGCCGATCCGGCGACGCTGGAGGCAACCCTCGCCAAGGGCGGAGCGAAGGCGGCTGAACTGGCCTTCCCGACGCTGGAGGGGGCCTACCAGGCGCTGGGCCTGCCACGCTGATGCGGGATCTCCGCCCCGGCGGCGTCTGACCATCGACACACCTGGCGGCCGAACGCTTCGTTCAGGCGCGCTTCAGCACCGGTTCAGCGGAACTTTGTCAGGGTGGTCGGGTTGATTTATATCCGGGGCGATGCTCCGGATCGGAAAGGTGTGGCGCCATGTCATTGTCCAAGAAACTGCTGACGCTGGCCGCCCCGGCTTTGCTGCTCGCGCTCAACGCCTGCGCGACGGGTTTCCCCACCCAGGTTTCGCGTTTCCAGGCGATGCCGGCGCCGGACGGCCAGAGCTTCGTCATCCAGCCGGCGCGCGCCGAAAATGCCGGCGGGCTGGAATTCTCCCAATATGCCGATCATATCCGCCGCAACCTGACCGAGCTGGGTTATAGTGAAGCGTCCTCCGCACAGGCCGCGACCTTCGTCGTCGAGGTCGATTACGGCGTCGACGACGGCCGCGAGCGCGTCGTGGCGCGGCCCGATCCCTTCTGGGGCAGCCCGTGGGGCTACCGTCCCTTCTACAGCCGTTTCGGGTATTTCGGCCGTTACCGCAGCCCCTTCTACTGGGGCTGGCACGATCCGTTCTGGGGCGGCGGCTACGACATCGACAGCTACACCGTCTATACCAGCTTCCTCGACATGGACATCCGCCGCACCGCGGACGGCCAGGCCCTGTTCGAAGGCGTCGCCCAGGCCCGCTCGCGCACCAACGAGCTGCCGGTGCTGGTGCCGAACCTGATCGAGGCGATGTTCACCGGCTTCCCCGGCAATTCGGGCGAGACGGTACGGATCACCGTGATGCCGGAGCGCGAGCAGCGCCGGAACTGACGTCCCGGCGACTTGTCACCCTAATACACGGCCTCTAGGGTAGGGCATATCCCGCACCCTGGAGACCCGTCATGCTCGATCGCCGCACGTTCCTGCTGTCCACCGCCGCCGGCCTGGCCTTTGCAAGCTCGCGCGGCGCGTTCGCCCAGGAAGCCCCCACTGGACCCGCCGCGGAGCTCAACGCGCTGATGGACCGCGCGCTGAACGACCTTTTCGACGAGTCGCCAGAATTCGTTACCACCCTGGGCCTCGACAGCGGCGCGCGCGCCGACGCGCGCGCCCGGCTCAACGACCGTTCGCGCGACGCCGTGCTGGCGCGCCACGAACGCGACAAGCAGGGTTTCGCCGCCTTGCGCCGGATCGACCGCGAGGCGCTCACCGGGCTCGATGCGGTCAATTACGACACGCTGCACCATTATATGGAGACGGTCGTCCCCACCTATGACCGCTTCGGCTACGGCACCCATGGCTGGCCTGAGCCCTATACGGTCAGCCAGTTGAGCGGATGCTATCGCAGCGTCCCGGATTTCCTCGACAGCCGCCATCCGATCGCGACCGCCTCCGACGCGGAGGCCTATCTCACGCGCCTGTCCGATTTCGCCCGGCAGATCGACAACGAGACCGCCCGGATCGGCCATGAATATGGGATCGGGGTCGTTCCCCCCGATTTCGTGATCGACAAAACGCTGGAGCAGCTTGCCAGCGCCGCCGCCGCGCCTGCGGCGGAATCGGGTCTCGTCACGTCACTGGCGCGCCGCACGGCGCAGCGCGACATCGCCGGCGACTGGGCGGCGCGCGCCACCCGGATCGTCGAGGGCGAGGTCTATCCCGCGCTGACGCGGCAGGCGGAGGCGGTGCGCGGCCAGCGCACCGGCGCGGTGCACGATGCCGGCGTCTGGCGGCTGCCGGACGGCGGGGCCTATTATGAATACGGCCTGCGCTACGCGACGACGACGTCGATGACCGCGGACGAAATCCATCAGCTCGGGCTCGACCAGATGGCCGAGCTGACCGCCCGCGCCGACGAGATTTTCCGCGCGCAGGGCATGACCCAAGGCACCGTGGCGGAGCGGATGGGCGCGCTCGCCCGCGATCCGGCGCAGGTCTACCCGAACACGGATGCCGGCAAGGAACGGCTGCTCGCCGATCTCAACGCGCAGATGGCGGACATGGCCGAGCGGCTGCCCCGTGCGTTCGGGCGCATCCCGCGCGCACCCGTCGAGGTCCGCCGCGTGCCGGTGGCGATCGAGGCGGGATCGCCGGGCGGCTATTACCAGTCGCCGGCGCTCGACGGTTCGCGGCCCGGCGCCTATTATATCAATCTGCGCGATACCGCCGAATGGCCGAAATGGACGCTGCCGACGCTCACCTATCACGAGGCGTCGCCCGGCCATCATCACCAGATCGCGCTGGCCCAGGAATCGACCGCGATTCCGATGCTGCGGCGTTTGATGGGCTTTTCCGCCTACTCGGAAGGCTGGGGCCTTTATGCCGAGCAGCTCGCCGACGAGCTCGGCGTCTATGATAACGACCCCTATGGCCGGCTCGGCTATATCCAGTCCTTCATGTTCCGCTCCGCGCGGCTGGTGGTCGACACCGGCCTGCACCACAAGCGCTGGAGCCGCGAGCAGGCGATCCGCTACATGGTCGAGACGCTGGGCGACCAGGAATCGAGCGTGACCACCGAGGTCGAGCGCTATTGCGTATGGCCGGGCCAGGCGACCAGCTACAAGGTGGGGCAGACCCGCTGGCTGCAATTGCGCGAAAGCGCGCGCGCGCGGCTGGGCGACCGCTTCGACATCAAGGGCTTCCACGACACCGCGCTCGCCGCCGGCGGCATCCCGCTCGCCGTGCTGGAGCGCGTGATCGAGGATTGGGTGGCGAGCCGGAGCGGCTAGGGTCGTTTTCAGCTACGCTGAATCGGCACCGCCTCTGTTGCAAAGCTGAACCAGGCCTAGCCGCGCAACGAAGCCACCGATCGCGCGTTTCAACACCGAACAAGCCGAGGAGGAGTCCGATGACGGATCTGGTTCCCCGGCGCTTCACCTTCGCCGCGCCGCCCAACGCGACGGCGTGGATCGGCGATGCCCTGCGACGGATTTTCGCCTGCACGAACCGAATACCCGGCCCGCTGGCGAGGCTGATCGAACGGCTGGACCGGGTATAGTGAGAGCGCCGGAAAGGACGAGGCGGACGAGTTAGCGACTCGTCCGCCTCTTTCGCTTCGGAAGCCTTGGTTCAGCTTTCGAGCTGGCGAGTGAGCAGGCGGATGTCGGAATCCAGTTCCGGGTCCTGCGCGCGCAATTTCTCGATCTGGCGCACGGCATGAATCACCGTGGTATGATCGCGTCCGCCGAAGCGCCGGCCGATCTCGGGCAGCGAGCGCGGCGTAAGCTGCTTCGACAGATACATGGCGACCTGGCGCGGCCGGGCGACCTCGCGGGCACGCCGTGCGCTCGTCATCTCCGCCTTGCGAATGCGGTAATGCTCGGACACGCGGGTCTGGATCTCGTCGATCGAGATGCGGCGCTGGTTGGCACGCAGGATGTTGGCGAGGACCTCGGCGACGAAATCGAGATCGATCGCGCGATTCTGCATCGCCGCATAGGCTGCGATCCGGTTCAGCGCCCCTTCCAGCTCGCGCACGTTCGAGCTGATCCGCCGGGCGAGGAACATCACGACGTCCTCGGGCACCTTCACGTCGGGAAGCTGCTCCAGCTTCTTCTGGATGATGCTGAGGCGCAGCTCGAGATCGGCGGCATTGATGTCGGCGACCAGGCCCCAGGACAGCCGCGAGAGGATACGCGGTTCGATTCCGTCCAGGTCCTGCGGCGCGCGATCCGAGCTGATCGCCAGCCGCCGGCCGGCGGAGATGATCTCGTTCATCGTGTGGAAGAACTCTTCCTGCGTCGATTCTTTGCCGGCGATGAACTGCACGTCGTCGATCATCAGGAGATCGGCGGACCGCAGCTGCTGCTTGAACTGGATCGTCTCGTTGGCGCGCAAGGCGGCGACGAACTCGACCATGAACTTTTCGGCCGACATGTAGATGATCTTCGCGCGCGGCCGGACCCGGTGGAATTCGTGCCCGATGGCATGCAGCAAGTGCGTCTTGCCGCGCCCCGTGCCGCCATGGATGAACAGCGGGTTGAATGCGACCTTGTCGGCGGCGGCCAGGGTGCGGGCGGCGTTGAAGGCGACCTCATTCGCCTTGCCGACGACGAAATTCTCGAATCGGTAGCGCGGCTCCAGCGCCACCGAATAGATGCCGCCCGCCGCCTTAGCCGGAATCGGTTCCTCGGGCGCCGGAATCTCGACGACGGCGGCGGTGCGCGGCGCGGCGGGTCCAACACCGATCAGGATCTGCCGAATCTCGGGCAGGCGTGCGCGCCAGGCCAGCGCGAGCCGTTCGGCGAAATGAGTCTGCACCCAATCGGCCATGAACTGCGACGGCAGTTCGAGAACGAGCGTGCCGGAATCCGAATCGAAGCCGCCGAGCGCGATCGGGCGCAGCCAGCCGTCGAAAGTGCGTGCGCCGCAATCGCGACGCAGATCGGCGCGAATCGATTCCCAGGCAATCGCGACCGGCGCCATGCCGACGTCGCGCTCTTCGCCTGGATTCCCGGCCGTCATCTGTGGCACCCGATCCCCCTCGCTCTCTTTGCCGCCCCCCGATAGCGGACTATTTCACGCGCGCG
Encoded proteins:
- the trpS gene encoding tryptophan--tRNA ligase produces the protein MTRPDKRVVSGIQPTGNLHLGNYLGAIRRWARMQDEVECIFFLADLHAVTVYNDPAELRANVNGMAAALIACGIDPDKSLLFNHARVPAHPEMAWLLSCTARIGWLNRMTQFKEKSGKNREGVSVGLYAYPILQAADVLLYQATHVPVGEDQKQHVELIRDIAAKFNTDYEVDLFRLPEPEIGATAARIMSLRDGTAKMSKSDPSDMSRINLTDDDEAIAQKIRKAKTDAAPLPDDVADLAGRAEALNLIGIYAALTDRTAQSVTQEYAGKGFGAFKPALAALLVETIAPIRARLKDFEADPATLEATLAKGGAKAAELAFPTLEGAYQALGLPR
- the secB gene encoding protein-export chaperone SecB — encoded protein: MAEENGANGAGEAPVGAESMPQVGVIAQYVKDLSFENPNAPAVYQWQGQPQIDVQFNIGAQAVGDDLHEVALKIEVSSKTDDGTVFSIDLLYGGLFALKNIPAEQLQPFLLAEAPRILFPFARQVLADASLQGGFPPFLLDPIDFGSLYMQRAAQQQAELSGGQAGEVTGQA
- a CDS encoding DUF4136 domain-containing protein, which translates into the protein MSLSKKLLTLAAPALLLALNACATGFPTQVSRFQAMPAPDGQSFVIQPARAENAGGLEFSQYADHIRRNLTELGYSEASSAQAATFVVEVDYGVDDGRERVVARPDPFWGSPWGYRPFYSRFGYFGRYRSPFYWGWHDPFWGGGYDIDSYTVYTSFLDMDIRRTADGQALFEGVAQARSRTNELPVLVPNLIEAMFTGFPGNSGETVRITVMPEREQRRN
- a CDS encoding DUF885 family protein, with product MLDRRTFLLSTAAGLAFASSRGAFAQEAPTGPAAELNALMDRALNDLFDESPEFVTTLGLDSGARADARARLNDRSRDAVLARHERDKQGFAALRRIDREALTGLDAVNYDTLHHYMETVVPTYDRFGYGTHGWPEPYTVSQLSGCYRSVPDFLDSRHPIATASDAEAYLTRLSDFARQIDNETARIGHEYGIGVVPPDFVIDKTLEQLASAAAAPAAESGLVTSLARRTAQRDIAGDWAARATRIVEGEVYPALTRQAEAVRGQRTGAVHDAGVWRLPDGGAYYEYGLRYATTTSMTADEIHQLGLDQMAELTARADEIFRAQGMTQGTVAERMGALARDPAQVYPNTDAGKERLLADLNAQMADMAERLPRAFGRIPRAPVEVRRVPVAIEAGSPGGYYQSPALDGSRPGAYYINLRDTAEWPKWTLPTLTYHEASPGHHHQIALAQESTAIPMLRRLMGFSAYSEGWGLYAEQLADELGVYDNDPYGRLGYIQSFMFRSARLVVDTGLHHKRWSREQAIRYMVETLGDQESSVTTEVERYCVWPGQATSYKVGQTRWLQLRESARARLGDRFDIKGFHDTALAAGGIPLAVLERVIEDWVASRSG
- the murJ gene encoding murein biosynthesis integral membrane protein MurJ, whose product is MNLIKATGTIGGLTMVSRVLGFAREMVFARIMGAGMAADAFALAFLIPNLFRRLFGEGAFAAGFVPLFSQRLNGEGGMEEARRFAEEVMAVFLPILIAVTAIFMIFMPAFVWMLASGWRDDPEKFALAVELTRITFPYVIFISLVSLFSGVLNSLTKFAAAAFAPALLNIALIAAQLVVPDGGPETARAMAFGVIAGGVLQLALCWGSVQRLGLPIGFRWPRMTARVKELLLLILPATLGSGIYYISQFFYAYFATRLPEGSLVYLGFADRLNQLPLAIIGSALGTAILPTISRAVDRGEDGRAAHVQGQATELSMLLTLPAAIALIVTAGPIVAALFQGGRFTAEDAATTGLVLSIIVAGLPAYVMIKVLTPGFYARKDVKTPVKIAFAILGVAVAANFLLIPILGIAALALTTAGSAWLNAIALYAILHARGHFRMEGWLIGRIARQLVAAAAMAAVLWLLQGQLMEYFDGSAGRRILAVGALVSAGGLVYFSIAWFIGAMNREDILILLKRKKVSE
- the dnaA gene encoding chromosomal replication initiator protein DnaA, which translates into the protein MTAGNPGEERDVGMAPVAIAWESIRADLRRDCGARTFDGWLRPIALGGFDSDSGTLVLELPSQFMADWVQTHFAERLALAWRARLPEIRQILIGVGPAAPRTAAVVEIPAPEEPIPAKAAGGIYSVALEPRYRFENFVVGKANEVAFNAARTLAAADKVAFNPLFIHGGTGRGKTHLLHAIGHEFHRVRPRAKIIYMSAEKFMVEFVAALRANETIQFKQQLRSADLLMIDDVQFIAGKESTQEEFFHTMNEIISAGRRLAISSDRAPQDLDGIEPRILSRLSWGLVADINAADLELRLSIIQKKLEQLPDVKVPEDVVMFLARRISSNVRELEGALNRIAAYAAMQNRAIDLDFVAEVLANILRANQRRISIDEIQTRVSEHYRIRKAEMTSARRAREVARPRQVAMYLSKQLTPRSLPEIGRRFGGRDHTTVIHAVRQIEKLRAQDPELDSDIRLLTRQLES